The following DNA comes from Rhipicephalus microplus isolate Deutch F79 chromosome 6, USDA_Rmic, whole genome shotgun sequence.
GATGGCCAAATGATTATGCATACAGTTTATGAGGCACAAACTTCTTAGCGAAAAACACATCGTGTTAGTGGAGGCAGGTACGGTTCCTACACCAAAGTAtagcgtcgtctgctcagctgcacgcgcggctgcaccGAGCCGGCACTGTCAGTGTGGGAGGGGCgggaaaatcgtgaaccagcgctgtacctcttctgcacctttagaaatgaatggcagggttcagaggttgtcaatgctgcaccgctgaaacgaatggcaagacGCAAAACATCtagaactggttcacgtggtgcagacAAATTGAACAGACTGATATATTTCATGAATGAGCCTGAGAGAGTTCCACAAGCTATGCCGACCTATGGTGTGGGCACATTTTTTAGCTTGAGAAACGCTTATCTAGCCTGAGTGAATTGCACAGAACAGGCACACTTCACCCACAATGATGGTGTCACATGGGAAAGATTAGAATTCATAGCCAaatgtgtgatgatgatgatgagagcatGTAGGTGATTTCTATAAATGCCCACAAGAACCACAAAGACCCTCTCCTGTGGCTTAGTCTGTGCAGTAttgtttacttttgtttttgtcacaaataatttctgtcctggtacaactttttttttttttggtccagcTTAATAGAGCTATTTGCTATTGTGTCATTACTTACACTATGCAAATTCAGAAATGTCTTCAAAAGTAGTTACATAAGTTCCATAggaaactacaggttttcccgctcactttgatCCAAGTGGCAGCttagataatctgcacgccattgaaataatctgagtgcCAACctctttaatccatgtgccaaacatttaatccaagccccaacatatttaatccaagtgtCAACTCAATCAGGCCATGTGCCAgtgattttaatccaagtgccaccatgtttAACCCAATCGCCAATGGCTtgaattcaggtgccagtcagttcaatccatgcacaaaaagcacaATACGGGGCATAAAAATGGCAATGCATTTGAAATGCAGTTTCTACAATATAAAATACTATAGTCGGAAAGTAGAAGAaatcattattattagtattcACCGCTAGTattcaaggaaacaaaaattcCGTGGTTCTCTTGAGCCATGTTTACAGTGCTTATACTGtgctatgtacaagtttgtagatgagtgcttggcccgggtggagtcattttaatagcaatgaaagaaaaaagcaaggatATTTTGTGTTCGTCAACAAAGCTCATAATTAGATTTGTATAGCATTACATGTCTGGGCCAGGTCATGTAATGCGGCAGACATAATATTGTTATTGGAGTGCCGGGATGCATAACAAGGTATGAAGAACTTGACTGTGGGCAGTGATGAGTCAGAAACAGGTACATGCTCAATAAATTAGGGCAGAGCAAATTAGAAATCATTTAAGAGGCTTTCGTCCTGCAGGGCACATAAGACGCAAACTCGTGACCCTGATGTGGAAAACAGAAGTCATATTTTATATTCATATTAGTTatcttttattcaaacaaaattatgtgCATTCGCTGAacgcgtgtttcaagcaaacacgcGTCAGGAATACTAGCGTTGTCTTTTTATATGAAAACAAGAGTTTCtcttttgatgcttttataaaaaacTTAATTCCAAATGAACCGAAACAAATGCAACTTGAGTTTTGAATGGTTGTTTCTGATTTCAAGAATGAAtgaatatcaaatcaaatcaaactttatttatttactagATAAAAAATGGAgggtcgccaaggctaaaagccgcGAGAAGGGCTTGAGAAAGGCCCTGGTGATCATCTGTCTATCACCGTTATCACTGGGCTGAGCAGACCACTGCGAATGCATCAGCGAATAAGTAGCCGAAAGCCGTCTGCttagcagacgacacgaatctatgcatatggGATGGTGTACATGGTTAGCCAGAATTATGCAGTAGCGACGAACCATACActgactctatgagcaaatactcttagtacccataaatgcaattaacacacactgttctttttttattttgaagctatgataCCAAAATGTTAGGAGGAAATAGCaatgcgcacttcatttcataagcgcaaGCATGTATAGGTGAAGGAAAAGTTCTTCTTGTGACTTCATGTTTACGTTATTTTCACATTTATACTGTCTAAAGCGGCAAACTAGTGTTTCTAGTGCGTGGATTAAAATGACTGGCACTTTAATTAGTCATTGGTaattggattaaactcactgacATGCGGCCTCATTgagctggcgcttggattaaatgtttggcacatggattaaatagctcagcgctcagattatttcaatggcaagcagattatttaagctggcacttggattaaaatgggcgggaaaacctgtagttcagATACTGAATTATAGTCAAGCCACGCATTGAGCACTGGCCTCTACATTTTCTTCACTAGTTGCTCTTGTAAGTTTGTGTTAACAATGCTATTGTAGAGAATTGGGATGGCATTAATATATAGCAATTCACTGTGCACAAAATTTACAATTTTGTGCCTACTCCCTTACTTACTGGTTGGCCTCCAAAGCAGAGAGGATGAGCTTCCTTGAGGAGCTTGAAAGCAGCCAGGTAGCCATCGGTGCTCTGCTCCTTGTGAATTGGTACTGCGAGTGGGACAGCACCAGCCTTGGTCGCAGTCAGCACCACTGTTACTGTGGATTTGGTGGTGCCGCGTGAGGCAGTCGAATCAACAAAGACGATCTCCCTTGCCAGCTCGAGGTTATGAGCTCGTCGCATGATAGGGGTAACCACGACCACTGCCCAGCAGGCACTGCTGCCACCACGAGTCACACTTATGTGAGTGCCTGGAAAGTTATGTGGAATGGCAGGTGGTCTTTTAAGAACAATCTTCAGGCGCATGACTTTTAATGGCCATTTTGCTCTCTGTACAGTGCAAAGTGTTCCTGCAAAGTAAGTTTTAGTTCTAGCTTCACCTTGTCTTTTAAAAACGTCTTGCAGGCTTTTTTCAAGCGATCATAACATTACCTCATTGTCAGagtttgttgcctcacaaatcaattgcagcaaaaatattttgactCCTTGAAGTATGAGTGGAGTTCAGGTTTACTGCAATCTTTTTGTACTTCATTTATTGATTCTCCACGAGCACACTGTCAGCTACACAGCGATTAATGACAAAGGGAAAGAGGCTACATCAGCGAGCATTGTTACATATTAGTATCCGATAGAGCAGGGAAGATGAGCAAAATCAAGAGAGCATGGACCCGTGCAGGTGCCCGCATTCCCTTATGAATGcagagcatttctttgcgtactgcatgcactttcggtatctatctatctatctatctatctatctatctatctatctatctatctatctatatctatctatctatctatctatctatctatctatctatctgtctgtctgtctgtctgtctgttggtctgtctatctatctatctatctatctatctatctatctatctatctatctatctatctatctatctatctatctatctatctatctctatctgtctatctagccgcttacgtctgggtgctctcgtgataatCTCCTTAACTTGGTGGGAACCTAAATTAATATGAGAGGGTTTGATgattatgacacgctggtcaaaacACAAATAACATTATATGCATTGTTAAACACTTCTTGTTAAACAgttaaacagtggcacataccttgccacagctgtttgacacttggtatctacccaaaaacgacaagaacacacatgggccatTGTAACGCATGAACGTTAAAGGGACTCTGAAACacctttttaagtaaccatgaaatggattcactaaaagagcttattgcctcacgaattcaacgctgcaaaaattttaagaatacgtccagtatgagcggactCGCAAAGATTtgtcatgctgcaatcgcattcgctCTGCTCTCATCCCGGCGAAAGCTCTGGGAGCTAAGCCGATGGGGGTATGGCATgggcaaaaaaatatatatatatgtcacacGTGCCTTTTGTCATTGAAAACtttctctttgtttgtttttttccgcTTTGAATACATGGTCTTTTCTGTGTGATCGCGAGCGCGCGTggggacaagttgcggcctctcgcggcgatccctgtaaggACCGAACGCGCCATGTTAAAATCAGCGAATGGCTCATAGATGGCCTTTGAATGATTTTTCAGCTTCCTCCGTCATTTGTTGAaacgagagaaagcaatttttagctgactttggtcatttatttattgcaaattccaagccgcatgctgcactataatatttggcccgtgtgttctcgggagcctcttctaccaaatggcaacattttctggccatgctcaaaaagtgttgcagggcctctttaagacaAAACTGACAGCGGCAGCGTTTACTcgacaaacacaaagaaaaatgtcagggtgcgagcagggccccgccgcggtggtctagtggctaaggtactcggctgctgacttgcacgtcgcggaatcgaattctggctgcggcggctgcattttcgatgcaggcaaaaatgttataagctagtgtgctcagattagggtgcacgtttaagaacaccaggtggttggaatttgcgaagccctccacaacagcgtctctcataatcatgtggtggttttgggacgtcaaactccacatattaatctgtcagggtgccagcaggagtcgaacccaagcataatgcgaggcaatcaagaattctaccacagagccatgctagatctcggaactattttttcaaatagaccgtaatgttcgtaaaacgtcaaaTTTGGTCGCAGTGCTGGCTATGCAATCTCATAAAGATTACATATTTACTCCAATGCTACAACCTTTATGTTGTGTAAACGTGCATTGTAGTTAGGTGTCATGCACAGAAGTGGATTTATGtaccagtgtccagggctaccatccttgcaagcacaaacccttcatatcagcttatcacttctggtgttgctaatactcatgttactgatggcaccattgtgcaagtgcaaacaactggttatagaaacatctgcaactgttcaatatgcatctgttcctgcaacatttgtacatatatttagcatcatttcataacatgtcgctgaataaaaaaaattacaacacggacaccttccctccgcatgcttcacataatgtgaagtcccaaagtatgtgggatctgctgaatttttttttttgttagtttcgcATCTGTCAAATAAGGTGTTCTCTGTTTCGGCTCTACTTCTCAGTCTTCAATGGTATGGCGCCAGGACCAGGATAAGATAGGTTTAAGATACCTGACCATCTTTCTGAACAGTGAGAGCAATCGGTGCCACCAAGCTAGGCGGAATGTGCCGCCATGCGAACGAACGGGAAGGAAGCGGAGCACGCTGTTCGAAGAAACATATCAAGCCGTTCATCCAGTGATCAATATATGTCATAATTCAGTGTTCGTGCGGCTGTGTGTCTGTGGTACAGACTGGGCGGTGCATCAGTTATAGGCCTCGCAATCGTGTCAATTCATGTAAAGATTGGTGTTTGTAGTAATTTAGCCACACATTGTGCTAGGCATGGCTGCAGCATGGCTTCGTCTGTCGGATGTTAGTCCTAAAATGCTGTTGTCAAAGGATCGCACGGGAGATATTTGAGGCTTTTGCCATCCACCAAAGGGGCCATATATGTGTGAGCACTCCGCTACTTaatctgtttaaaaaaaaaatcaatttgatgTGACGCACATGACTGAAGATTTGTAatctaaccattttttttttgtatccatGTATCCTTGATTTTGTTGATTAAAAtttcagttggcagtcagcgcccaTTTTGTATCGCCTTCCTTTGTCCCATTCTTGCGCTttacgcttcttttctttttttgttttctcccaaGTTTAAATGGCCTCTCTAGATTGACCTGTGTGGCTGACACTCTGTACAGCtctggttgctgctgctgtcatGCTTTCCGAAACTTCAACACTTCCTTTAATGACATTTACAACTAATCCTTTCTAGTAACAGCCAAGAAGGACAAAATGCCTTTGACGAAGATAAATACTTACATTGAAACATAGGCCGGCCAGTATGAGGCATCTCatctctttttttcatgttttatattTCACAATTTGTTTCCATGGGCTGACTCGCGAGCTTCATTAATGCTGGTTCCCTGTGAATTGATGCTGATGCAACGTGTCAGTTGGTCTAGATTGCCAACTTATGTCTTGAACCAAAAACCTTTTAAAAATAAGTCAGTGTCActttcaaagaaaataaataacgTTTTCGTTATTTCTTTTATCTGGTCATGTATGTGTTCTTcttcccccctttctttttcatcATTTTGGTTTTCCTATCAATCTGATCTGGTTTTCTGGTTTCGCCGCTTGAAACTCCGACCACCTGTGCACCTCTTGGGCTTTAAGTTTGCCATACTCAAGGTTACTCCAAGTATTTGATGTTTCTGATTTCACAGGGACATAAATTCATCAAAAAGTTGTGGATTTCAAAGTAAATACATCATTTCTTACTTCCCAAGAAAATAATGGTAAATGTATTCTCTGACTGGCAGGTGCAGTGTACAACCAAGCCACTGGCATGAATCACAAGTAGATGAGGTTTTGTGCTGATTGTGTCTGTAATTTGTCATAGCTACAACTTCACCATTCACACATTGAAAATGAGTGCTTATGAATACTGTTTTACGTAGAGGACAGATTCTCCCACAAGTTTAGACATACCTTGAGCTGCATACAAAGAGGCCTTTTCCTCCAGTTTCAGCACTGGGTCGATGTGAGTACCACCAAAACAGGCCTCCCTCCAAACGCTGTGCCAGTGGTAGACCGTTCTTTGAGGTGGATTTAAAGCCGCATTGGCCAGCTTTGCAGGGCCATCATCTTCCATAGAGAGCTTGCTCTCATGCAGTCTCCTTGCTTCACTAGGGGTCATGCCTTCGCTGAAGTAACGGAGGAATGTTTGCCTTGTTGACCTGGTGCCGCGAAGTAGCCGCAGAGTATCCGCTGAGTCGGTGCTGTGGCTGTGCCTGTCGTCGATTCGTATCACTGCAGAAAGAGGCACCTCTCTCTGCAGATACTTGTCCCTGCATTTGGTGTCAAACGTGGCCAGCTTTATTTTTACATCAACTTTGGccatgcacttggcgttgcgtgGGCCACTCTTGTTCTTTGTGTGATGCTGGCAGCGCCAAATTTTATGAAAAGCCATCCTGCATGACACACATGGGTGCAAATGGGGATAAGCTCTTTCataatgcactgctttgtaaaatATAATTATCTAAGTAAGAATAACTAAAAGTACGAAACTCTTTTCACAGTTGCACTGCTGTAATAGCTATGCTTTTATCACATTTGCAGCTGGCTGCTCGTATGTTGTATTCTGTGCAATGGCATGGCACCGTACGATTGTATGAGCCCCATATGAGTGGTTGTCGCACATCTCACTGGGGCACCCCAGAGGTGCTTCAGCCACCATGCCATCATGAAGATGGTGGTAGTGTTGAACAATCGTTTGGCTCAGTGCACGTTAGGAAAGGACTCTGTCTATACAGACTGTTGACTGAAAGCAACAAAGAATTATTCAGTACTCACAATAACCTTTAACTTCACCAATTATGACATATTTTGGACTCCACAACTTAGTGAATATTTTTTTGCCAGACCTGACAATGTGTTAAATAAGTTGTAGTTGGTATTGTTTGCGACGGTCCCCTCTTCCCCTCccgagccagaaaaaaaaaaagaggcatctaGAATTTGTGGCAGAATCGCATAGAGACGGGCACTATATGAACGTGACATTAACATCAAGTTGGGTATTTATACCAAGGGCCTGCTACAACACATGGCAATTTCAGCTATTACCCTTTTCAGCATCGCTGGTTAGGCCAATACTTGTAGCTTTTGCAGAGCCTGCTAGGTGAAATGACACATCATGTTGCAATCTATATGCATCAAGCAAAGTTTTATGGTAGGGCACATGCTTCGGTGCTGAAGTTACCACATTCAAGATACTGCAGTGTGCGCATGTCATTGCAGTAGTGCAAGACCGGTTGCAGCAGGCAAAGTTTCCGAACAGATGGTGGTTATACATGAATATTGTGAGCTCAACCAAGAGCTAGGTGGCTTTTGTCAACTGCCTCTTCATTATCATTAGCTCAAGCAAATAATCTCTGTTGAGTATTCAGTTATTGAGTTGAGAtggcttgttgggcaagttgctATATAGTCTTGGTGGGAACCCCAGCAGCATGAACAGAATGCAGAAGCAACCAAGGCAAAAAAAGAC
Coding sequences within:
- the LOC142765186 gene encoding uncharacterized protein LOC142765186, which gives rise to MAFHKIWRCQHHTKNKSGPRNAKCMAKVDVKIKLATFDTKCRDKYLQREVPLSAVIRIDDRHSHSTDSADTLRLLRGTRSTRQTFLRYFSEGMTPSEARRLHESKLSMEDDGPAKLANAALNPPQRTVYHWHSVWREACFGGTHIDPVLKLEEKASLYAAQGTHISVTRGGSSACWAVVVVTPIMRRAHNLELAREIVFVDSTASRGTTKSTVTVVLTATKAGAVPLAVPIHKEQSTDGYLAAFKLLKEAHPLCFGGQPAPQVLMSDNSSAEKVALQQTWPSARQLLCHFHVAQAEWRWLTTSHNSVDKDQRRRFMSAFQLVMYADTAEKLEAATAEVKALQHDAFVSRVLTFLRRQEEWVQLYRLDVLTRGHNTNNFAEATIRVLKDIILNRVEAFNAVALVDSVALVWEKYFESRILRHPYSRVAAHQLLYKRLLSRMPKDAAEAIQVVGQGQYIVPSATHPSSSYEVYADIGLCTCLFGKQGAFCKHQALVQKKYGGLFPNAPAPSTDDRY